From a single Rosa rugosa chromosome 7, drRosRugo1.1, whole genome shotgun sequence genomic region:
- the LOC133721901 gene encoding probable calcium-binding protein CML23 — translation MSLKGGAGSSREELKKIFNKFDKNGDGRICCDELREIFRELGSETTSEEVKTIMAEFDKDGDGRIDLDEFAEVLNGGSTKDLRDAFDLYDLDKNGRISAKELHEVLKRLGQKCSLKDCAKMIGSVDADGDGHVNFEEFKKMMKKP, via the coding sequence aTGTCGTTGAAGGGCGGCGCTGGATCTTCGCGGGAGGAGCTGAAGAAGATCTTCAACAAGTTCGACAAGAACGGCGACGGCAGGATCTGCTGCGACGAGCTCCGGGAGATCTTCCGTGAGCTCGGCTCCGAAACGACGTCGGAGGAGGTCAAGACCATAATGGCCGAGTTCGACAAGGACGGCGACGGCCGCATTGATCTCGACGAGTTCGCCGAGGTTCTCAACGGCGGATCCACCAAGGATCTCCGCGACGCGTTTGATCTCTACGACCTCGACAAGAACGGCCGCATCTCCGCGAAGGAACTGCACGAGGTTCTCAAGCGATTGGGCCAGAAGTGCTCGCTCAAGGACTGCGCGAAGATGATCGGCTCCGTCGACGCCGACGGCGATGGCCACGTCAACTTCGAGGAATtcaagaagatgatgaagaaaccGTAA